A region of the Lachancea thermotolerans CBS 6340 chromosome E complete sequence genome:
GCTGTTACCTAGCAAGACGTATAGTACTAcctaaaaattttaaagCTTCTCCTCAGCAGCGTTCAAagacaacttcttgaattgAGGAAGCGATCAGCACAGAAAACCGGTCGAGACAACTAATAGAACAATGAGTTTGCGTGCTTTGACCATGAAGGCCTCTACCAGGCCTTTGGTGATGTTGGGTATGCGCCAAGCCCCGTATGTTTAGATTTTCGAAAACGTTGCCGCAAGTCAGAAGCATTAGAGGAGGGAAAAGCGCTTGACTGAACAACAAGTCCTTTTTTAGTTGTGTGGCTCCCAGAAAACCAGGCGCTTTCTTAGTGCTCAGGAAGGGGAGAAAGCTCGAGCGACATGAAGATAGGGGGTGTTCGGCTCAAATCGGCGTGGGAGAAAGGCAGATGTGCTATAACGTTACCATTGCCCCTCGAAGCTCAGGACTTGTTGGCTTATTCGAATTGTCATACTAACAGCTTTTTAGAATTGGTGCCCGCTACATGTCCACACCGGCTCCACAGGACCCAAAGGAGAAGGCGTCTTCGATTTTGAGCGCTTTGCCCGGCAACAGTGCTTTGTCAAAGACTGGTATCTTAGCTACTTCTGCCGCTGCAGCCGTCTACGCCATCTCTAACGAGCTGTACGTTATCAACGACGAAACCATTTTGCTGGCTACCTTCTCCGGTTTCGTGGCCATTGCcgtcaagtttttggctcCTGCTTACAAGGACTACGCTGATGCTAGAGTCAAGCAGGTTTCTGACGTGTTGAACGCGTCTAGAACTAAGCACGTCGATGCTGTCAAGCAAAGAATTGACTCTGTATCCGAGCTGCAAAGCGTCTCCGACACCACCAAGGTCTTGTTCGATGTTTCCAAGGAGactgttgagcttgaggccAAGGCTTTCGAACTGAAACAAAAGGTTGACTTGGCTTCCGAGGCTAAGTCTGTCTTGGACTCTTGGGTCAGATACGAAGCTTCTGTCCGCCAGTtgcagcaacagcagctcGCCGAAACTgtcatcaagaaggttaCCTCCGAGCTGTCTAACTCCAAATTCCAGGACAAAGTCTTGCAACAATCCGTCGCTGATGTCGAGAAGCTGTTCGCCAGCTTGAAGTAAACATGTCACACAAAAATGCATTATGTTTATAAAGGCACACATGGAAGGTTGTAGTACGTTTTACGGCCTTATGAATTAGATATTCCTTTTACAGACCATTCATATTATCTTTAGAGGAGGTAATGTTACGAATATAAAATTAGACCCGGCACGTCAGAAGCCCTTCGGCGTGCCGCGAGGCGCCTTGGCGCTTCTGCTTTCTTGTTGTATGATGTGCAGTCCCTTATTTAGGCGAGGCGATATGATGGTCACTCGCTTTATGGTTGTTTATCTTCAGAGGACGGGAAAGggatgcttttgaatccTTGGAGCTTAGGCTCAACCTTAGATTTACGCTTGAAGGTATATTGATTATATGGCACATTTTTGTAACCGCTAGGAGCTTTGCCTTCGGGATTCCACTCGTGGTCATAGAAGATACTCCTTTCCCCTAGCTCCTGATTCTTCACgttgttgttttcgaaCCCAAAGCTCTTAGACGAGCTCTTCTCGTCACTGTAGCTCATATAATTTGACTTACTCATCACCAAGTGCCGTTTCAGTAAATTCGACTTGTCAGTGGGACACTCTAGTCTTTTAGAGCGGTTGTTCTTTCAATTCATCTAACAAACCAGGCTTGGACACAATCTAGATGGATCCGCTGCTAATTTCGTAGTTGCTAAGTTAGCTTTTGTAAGTTTCTAAAACTGATTATGTATAAAAATCCAATAACAACGACTCACACAGCAGGCAAGTAAAGAACTCGATCTGCAAATGTCTCAGGGTCCGGTACCAGACACGGGGGTCGGGGTTGCAGATTCCCAGGCTGACTACGACTTTTCGCATGTGCCGGCGCAAGCGCTAGATGCTGTAAGGATGCGCTTGGCTCAACTCACTCATTCCCAAGCGAAGCTCAAGGACGAAATGGCAAGAGCAGATCTGCCGCAGTGGCATTCTTTGCAGGCACAAGTTAGTATTATCTTGACGCAGCTGCAGTCTTTAACTTCGACAATTCATCACTTTGAGGAAACGCTAGATTCAACGGTGGTTTATCCGCTGGCAAATTTCCCAACAACCGCCCATGAAGGTCTATTGACAACTCTGTTACGCAAAAAGAATATACCCGAGGTCGACGAATGGATTAATGATGCCAAGGAAACCAGTGGAATTGATATTAACACTGCCTCTCATGAAGATATAAAGACTGCTCTTCGAAGTGACGAAGAGCTAACCAAATGGGCGCTTGATTTCCTAAAGCAAGAGCACAGCAATTACAGCTACCACGGATTTTACACTGCACGCGAGCTCTCTGCTGGCGCTTCTCCTGATACTCAAGATACGTATCAGCGTGCCCCGAGCAGcaaaaagcccaagaaaCCATTTGATGCCAACAATGTCTTAAAAATGATTCATCAAGGTACTTTCAGTTAGGAAAGTCTATATGCATTAAGGTATATACAGGATAACGCTTTGTAACTATTACGCGCGAGGGGAAATGTGATTATTTGAGGTTTTCACACATCCGAAAGTAGTTTAATCACCAACTCCCAAGTACCAAACATGATTATGCTGTTTGGCACAGTTCTTAAAAGGTGAGGCGTCAGCCCGCCATACATTGAGGCTAagccctcttctttgataatGACTCTGAAGGATTGGATTAGGCCAGTGTATTTAAGTTTCCCATTTTCTAGTGGAGCTTGTCTAAGTCTTGTCCTTACCACTTCATGCGGATACGTGACAATACTTGCCATAAACTTGGCAAGGCCAGCGCTCCCAGACCTTTGACACCACTCTTTGATCTGTTCTGAGGTGCTCTTCTCTCCTTCACTTATGTgtccaaacttttcaataGACCGCATCTTGATCATTTGTTTCATTTGTTCGTACAATAGCCATTGAAGGATACCCTCAACTGAGCCCAGATATGATGCACTCAAACCTTTGTACAGACCAAAaaaaccttctttttgtagAATATGCTTCAAACAATCCCAAGAGTTTTTGTACTGTTTCGTGTGTCCGGCTTTATCCAGCTGCAGTCTGGTCTTGATCAACCAAATGGGGTTTGTAGCGGTAGAGGTGGCCCATCCCGCAGTTGCTGCAGATATCAGATGTATCCAAGGCGCCTCTTCTCCGTTATTGAATGCCCTCGAATAGATCTGCTTTGTCGTTCCGTAGGTGAAGAAGTTTATGCTCCTGGCAGGAATCACGCCCACCAAGTTAGGTCCCAGccctttgaaaaggcttcTGAATCCCTCTTGCTTGTACACGTTGGAGATTATACCAAATGTTTCTCTAAAGTGCCTAGCTCCGCTCATGACAAAATTGGAAGACTTGTGCGGCCCAGGATTAGCACTCTTATACGCGGCCTGGAAAACATCGCTCTGCAAACGGGTTTTTACCACATCAAACGGGCAAGTTACAACTGCTCCGGCCATG
Encoded here:
- the ATP4 gene encoding F1F0 ATP synthase subunit 4 (similar to uniprot|P05626 Saccharomyces cerevisiae YPL078C ATP4 Subunit b of the stator stalk of mitochondrial F1F0 ATP synthase which is a large evolutionarily conserved enzyme complex required for ATP synthesis); protein product: MSLRALTMKASTRPLVMLGMRQAPIGARYMSTPAPQDPKEKASSILSALPGNSALSKTGILATSAAAAVYAISNELYVINDETILLATFSGFVAIAVKFLAPAYKDYADARVKQVSDVLNASRTKHVDAVKQRIDSVSELQSVSDTTKVLFDVSKETVELEAKAFELKQKVDLASEAKSVLDSWVRYEASVRQLQQQQLAETVIKKVTSELSNSKFQDKVLQQSVADVEKLFASLK
- the AIM4 gene encoding Aim4p (some similarities with uniprot|P38305 Saccharomyces cerevisiae YBR194W SOY1 Synthetic with Old Yellow Enzyme) — encoded protein: MSKSNYMSYSDEKSSSKSFGFENNNVKNQELGERSIFYDHEWNPEGKAPSGYKNVPYNQYTFKRKSKVEPKLQGFKSIPFPSSEDKQP
- the MED8 gene encoding RNA polymerase II mediator complex subunit MED8 (similar to uniprot|P38304 Saccharomyces cerevisiae YBR193C MED8 Member of RNA Polymerase II transcriptional regulation mediator Stoichiometric member of mediator complex) gives rise to the protein MSQGPVPDTGVGVADSQADYDFSHVPAQALDAVRMRLAQLTHSQAKLKDEMARADLPQWHSLQAQVSIILTQLQSLTSTIHHFEETLDSTVVYPLANFPTTAHEGLLTTLLRKKNIPEVDEWINDAKETSGIDINTASHEDIKTALRSDEELTKWALDFLKQEHSNYSYHGFYTARELSAGASPDTQDTYQRAPSSKKPKKPFDANNVLKMIHQGTFS
- the RIM2 gene encoding Rim2p (similar to uniprot|P38127 Saccharomyces cerevisiae YBR192W RIM2 Protein of the mitochondrial carrier (MCF) family that is required for respiration Probable carrier protein mitochondrial) → MPKKTLEQLEQEARESVPYLGSDEDASNLKNVNFASKRGATAVAAPSSSEVKPWVHFVAGGLGGMAGAVVTCPFDVVKTRLQSDVFQAAYKSANPGPHKSSNFVMSGARHFRETFGIISNVYKQEGFRSLFKGLGPNLVGVIPARSINFFTYGTTKQIYSRAFNNGEEAPWIHLISAATAGWATSTATNPIWLIKTRLQLDKAGHTKQYKNSWDCLKHILQKEGFFGLYKGLSASYLGSVEGILQWLLYEQMKQMIKMRSIEKFGHISEGEKSTSEQIKEWCQRSGSAGLAKFMASIVTYPHEVVRTRLRQAPLENGKLKYTGLIQSFRVIIKEEGLASMYGGLTPHLLRTVPNSIIMFGTWELVIKLLSDV